A region of the Orenia marismortui DSM 5156 genome:
GCATTACTTGCTCCACCAGCATTTCTCTTAATACAAGGAACTTCAACCAATCCAGCAACTGGATCACATACTAAGCCTAATATATTCTTCAACGCAATAGCTACTGCATTAGCTATCTGTTCATTACTTCCCCCTAATAAATAAGTAATAGCTCCAGCAGCCATAGCAGCTGCAGAACCACATTCAGCTTGACATCCACCTTCGGCTCCAGAGACTGATGCCTGTTTAGCAATAATAAGCCCAATTCCAGAAGCTACAAATAAAGCATTTATTATCTCTTCATCCTTTTTTTCTCTATCTTCTGCAATAGTTAATAATGTTCCTGGCAAGATCCCACAAGAGCCTGCTGTAGGAACAGCTACAATTTTACCCATAGCAGCATTTACCTCTGCTACAGCTATAGATTTTGCAATAGCCGATGACATGATACTACCTGTAACTGATCGTCCACTTTTTTGTGCCTTATCAAGTAACTTAGCATCACCGCCAGTTAACCCACTAGTAGATTTAATATCTTTAGTCAAGCCTTCCTTAATAGCTTCTTTCATTACTTCTAAAGTATCTTTCATTTGCTTTCTAATTGCCTCTTCACTTTTATTGTTTAATTCTTTTTCTCTATTAATTATCACTTGAGCAATAGACAACTCTTCTTGTTTAGAAATCTCTATTAATTCAGCAATAGTTTTAAAGTTATACATTCTAATTCCTCCTACCTAATAGGTCTTAGAAATCTGATACTATTTATCTCTGGAATATTTTTAATTTCTTCTAAGGCATTATCATTAATTTCTTCATCTAATTCTATAACCGCAGTAGCTAAAGATCCTTTAAATTCTCTTAAAACCTTCATATAAGCAATATTTAACTTATAATTTTCTAAGACTTTAGAAATTTGAGCTATTATACCTGTTTTGTCTTGATGGATAG
Encoded here:
- the sdaAA gene encoding L-serine ammonia-lyase, iron-sulfur-dependent, subunit alpha, with the protein product MYNFKTIAELIEISKQEELSIAQVIINREKELNNKSEEAIRKQMKDTLEVMKEAIKEGLTKDIKSTSGLTGGDAKLLDKAQKSGRSVTGSIMSSAIAKSIAVAEVNAAMGKIVAVPTAGSCGILPGTLLTIAEDREKKDEEIINALFVASGIGLIIAKQASVSGAEGGCQAECGSAAAMAAGAITYLLGGSNEQIANAVAIALKNILGLVCDPVAGLVEVPCIKRNAGGASNALTAAELALAGINSVIPADEVIIAMKKVGEALPPQLKETSLGGLAATPTACKLNQEVFSD